A single window of Anopheles moucheti chromosome 2, idAnoMoucSN_F20_07, whole genome shotgun sequence DNA harbors:
- the LOC128297701 gene encoding uncharacterized protein LOC128297701 translates to MIRLSCSGSDPLVPMLLVVLLLASTGNAANVYSSSSGENRSNSPSQHCTDFNPQHGLDIEQIMGIWYGNEVITHDSREEGEVVYRTCVVIHLADVTNATASVYDQPPQVYSGRSNPAGTNYDRFGTSYGYGSNDGRSGGSSYEQHRRQQGHQYQQQEPRTMRNLRLIWDESEHTLEYTLRYNTSKPGFWIAASPQSGSMIQLQYVQFTGTVQVLKAINNQLVLNFCQSLPGGQLFTIVLSRLPMGLGPEDIQSIRNLLRRRGLSTTSVRKVCQNGAFRSDVSMIALAVMAIVTVLVKRLH, encoded by the exons GGAAATGCGGCCAATGTTTATTCGTCCAGTTCGGGTGAAAATCGTAGCAATTCTCCTTCGCAACACTGCACCGATTTTAATCCCCAGCACGGGCTTGACATCGAACAG ATTATGGGCATCTGGTACGGCAACGAAGTAATCACACACGATAGCCGCGAAGAGGGTGAAGTGGTGTACCGGACCTGCGTTGTAATCCACCTGGCAGACGTGACGAACGCG ACGGCCTCGGTTTACGACCAACCGCCCCAGGTGTATTCCGGCCGAAGCAACCCGGCGGGAACGAACTACGATCGCTTCGGGACGTCGTACGGGTACGGGTCGAATGATGGCCGCAGCGGGGGCAGCTCGTACGAGCAGCACCGCCGTCAGCAGGGCCATCAGTACCAGCAGCAGGAACCGCGCACCATGCGTAATTTGCGCCTGATTTGGGACGAGTCGGAACACACGCTCGAGTACACGCTGCGCTACAATACGTCGAAGCCGGGCTTCTGGATCGCGGCCTCACCCCAGTCCGGCTCGATGATTCAGCTGCAGTACGTCCAGTTTACCGGCACGGTGCAGGTGTTGAAAGCGATCAACAACCAGCTGGTGCTCAACTTCTGCCAGAGCTTGCCCGGCGGTCAGCTGTTCACGATCGTGCTGTCACGGCTTCCGATGGGATTGGGACCGGAG GATATCCAAAGCATTCGGAACCTGCTGAGACGTCGCGGACTTTCGACGACTTCTGTGCGAAAAGTCTGCCAAAATGGTGCCTTTCGGAGTGACGTTTCGATGATCGCGCTGGCGGTAATGGCCATCGTAACTGTCCTAGTCAAACGGTTGCACTGA